The segment TTTGAGACCCTCATCCTTGATGTGCACTCCGCGGCAGCTCAGCTCCTATCTCCAAATCGGGAGCGAGGGCGAGCATGAATGCTTCCTCGCAAGCCGGCCACGGGGAGATTTCGAAAACTATATCCTTCCGAAGGCTGCCCCCGCAAGGCGCGGAGAGAAGCCCGACAGGACGGGCCGGTTGTTGGGGAGAAGGTGCGGATGGTATTCTCCGCCGCCACTCGCGAACCGGCTCGAGGAGATCTCTTTGGCGCGCGCCTCACGGAGCGTTTCCTGGATCGGACTGCTGGCGCTGGCGGCATTGTGCGCGGGGCTGTTCGGCTACCGTCTCGGCGGGACCGGCTTCTGGACCGACGAGTCGATCTACGCCCAGACGGCGCGCGAGATGGCCGGCACCGGGGATTGGATCACGCCGCGCCTGTGCGGCAGCCCCTATCTGATCAAGCCCCCTCTCTATCACTGGCTCGCGGCGGTGTTCTTTCATTTCCTGGGAGAGAACGAGCTGGCGGGACGGCTGCCGCAGGTGATCGCCGGGCTCGCGGCGGTCCTGGCGGTCGCGTCGATCGCCGGGCGGGCCTTCGGAAGAGGCGCGGGGCTCCTGGCAGGCGCCGCCCTGGCCACCTCGCCCGGATTCGCGGTGGGCGCGCGGGTGGCGGGGATGGACGCTCTGCTCACTTCCGGCATCACCCTCTGCCTCGTCTTCTTCTTTCGCGGCTACCGGGAGCCGGCCCGGCGCGCCGCCTGGTTCCTGGCTTCCGGCTTCGGCGCGGGGATCGCGGCGCTGGCGAAAGGACCGTCGGGGGCGGCGATTCCGGCGCTGGTGATCCTGGTCTTCCTGATCAGGCAAAGGGAGATCAAGCTGGCGGGCTCGAATGCGGCGCTGCGCGGCGCCGCCATCTGCCTGGTGACCGCCGCCTTCTGGTACGTTCCGGTCTGGATTCAGAATGGCAGCCGGTTCGCGCGCGTCTTCTGGCTTAAGAACAACCTGGCGCGGCTGGGCGAGCCGGTGTCCGATCATGGCGGCCCTGTCACCTACTACCTGCCGGTCTTCCTCATCGCCTTCCTGCCGTGGAGCTTTCCGTTCGCGATCACCGCGGCGCGAGCCCTGACGCGGCTGGTCCGCCGGGCGCCCGAGGCGGCGCCCGATCCCCTGGCGGAGCTGGCGTGGTCGTGGTTCCTGGCCCCTTTCGTCTTCTACTCCCTGATCGCGACGAAGCTGCCCGGCTATCTGCTGCCCGTCTTCCCCGCCGCCGCGATCCTGGTGGCGCGCGAGTGGGATCGGTGGCGCGCGGAGCGCCGGGATCGATGGGGAAAGTCGTTCGCGGTCGCCGCCGCGCTGGGGGCGGCGTCGCTTCCGGGGGTCGCGCTGGCGGTGCCGTTCCTCCTACAGCATCGGTACGGCATTCCGCCGGGCCGGATCTGGCTCTATCCGGCGCTGAGCTTCGTCTTCGCGGTCGCGGCCGTCTTCTCGGCCCTCCTGCCGCGGGGCCGGCTGAGGGCCGCCTGGTGGGTGGCCGCCGCTGGCGCCTTCGTCCTGGGCTTCGTGCGCTTCGCCATCGTGCCCGCGGCGCCTTACGAGTCGATGCGGGAGATGACACGGCGCCTGTTGACGCTGCGCGACGCCGGCTACCCGGTGGCGCTGGTGGGAGAGCACCTCAAGGGAACGCTTTTCTACACCGACTGCTCGGTTCCCCATCCAAGGGAGATCAATGACCTGCCGCGGCCTCAGGCGCGAGGCGGGCCGGTCTTTTGCCTGGTGAAGGAGCGCTTCCGGCCCGATCTCGAGGGCTGGGCCTCCCGCGGCCGCTTCACGCTGCGCACCGTCGTGAGCCGCGGGCCGCTCTCGCTCGTGGAGATCTCCCGGGCATCCCCATCCGCCCCGCCGGATTCGTAGCGCTTGCCGGATGGGCGCGGCGGGAAGAGAATGACAGGCGTGGTGGCATGGGCCGGAACGGCATCGAGGAGGACCGACGATGAACAAGACGATGGGCCTGCTGTTCGCCGCGCTCGGATACGCGGCCGGCTCCGTGTTCAGCGGCAAAGGGCCGGAGGCAGGCGACCCCGCGCCTTCCTTTACCCTTCCCGGTTCCGATGGAAAGACCTATTCGCTTGCGGATTATCAAGGGAAGAAGGCCGTGGTGGTCGCCTGGTTTCCGAAAGCGTTCACCGGCGGCTGAACTTCCGAATGCGCGTCGCTCCGTGCGAGCGGCGGCAAGATCCGAGAGTTCGACGTCGCCTATTTCGCCGCGAGCACCGACGATCCCGAGACCAATCGGAGGTTCGCGGAATCGCTTCGTCTCGATTATCCCATCCTGAGCGACCCCGAGAAGAGCACGGCGCGCGCCTATGGCGCGCTGCGCGGAAGCGTCGCCGCGCGCTGGACCTTTTACATCGGCGCGGACGGCAAAGTCCTCTACGTCGACCGCGAAGTGAAGGCGGCACAGGCGGGGGACGACGTGGCGCGGCGGCTGGCGGAGCTGGGGATCGCCCGGGCGCGCTGACGAGAAACGAAAGGACAATCGGCGGGGATCAGGATCGGAAGAACCCGCCCAAACGCAGCGCCGATT is part of the Candidatus Polarisedimenticolia bacterium genome and harbors:
- a CDS encoding glycosyltransferase family 39 protein; protein product: MARASRSVSWIGLLALAALCAGLFGYRLGGTGFWTDESIYAQTAREMAGTGDWITPRLCGSPYLIKPPLYHWLAAVFFHFLGENELAGRLPQVIAGLAAVLAVASIAGRAFGRGAGLLAGAALATSPGFAVGARVAGMDALLTSGITLCLVFFFRGYREPARRAAWFLASGFGAGIAALAKGPSGAAIPALVILVFLIRQREIKLAGSNAALRGAAICLVTAAFWYVPVWIQNGSRFARVFWLKNNLARLGEPVSDHGGPVTYYLPVFLIAFLPWSFPFAITAARALTRLVRRAPEAAPDPLAELAWSWFLAPFVFYSLIATKLPGYLLPVFPAAAILVAREWDRWRAERRDRWGKSFAVAAALGAASLPGVALAVPFLLQHRYGIPPGRIWLYPALSFVFAVAAVFSALLPRGRLRAAWWVAAAGAFVLGFVRFAIVPAAPYESMREMTRRLLTLRDAGYPVALVGEHLKGTLFYTDCSVPHPREINDLPRPQARGGPVFCLVKERFRPDLEGWASRGRFTLRTVVSRGPLSLVEISRASPSAPPDS
- a CDS encoding peroxiredoxin translates to MGLLFAALGYAAGSVFSGKGPEAGDPAPSFTLPGSDGKTYSLADYQGKKAVVVAWFPKAFTGGUTSECASLRASGGKIREFDVAYFAASTDDPETNRRFAESLRLDYPILSDPEKSTARAYGALRGSVAARWTFYIGADGKVLYVDREVKAAQAGDDVARRLAELGIARAR